In Brachyhypopomus gauderio isolate BG-103 chromosome 18, BGAUD_0.2, whole genome shotgun sequence, the sequence attcaacccaattttataataatatataattgtATTTTACACTATGCTTTTtctacttttttttctttctccctgtctctttcaTATGTAATCGTGAAATGACCTGCTAATCACTGCTTCACTCATTCAAAACGTgttttaagagagagagagagagagagagagagagagagagagagagagagagagagagagagagagagaactgggaGAGATTCAACCAACATTCCTTGTGTATTTTTCTTTGGCCAATCACTTCTCAGCAAACAGGTACACCACACCCATGTTAAGTGTGTGGGAGGCAGAAGGGGAGAGAGCAATACAGAAGGGGGTGAAGGTGGAGACAATGCACATGCTGGTGAAATCCACAATGACTTCGGAAGAATTCTATTTGCATTCCTCCAGAAGTAGAAGTTAGGtagtgaaaaaagaaaaaaaggagagagaaacaAGGAAAAACTGTAGCAAAGAGAAAGTTGGCAAAGACAGTGAGCGCGGGAGGAGACAGAGGTACGTAACAGGGGGTAGGTAACAGGTGGTAGGTAACAGGTGAGGAGTGGAGCATGGATGGCTGGCTGAGTGAGGTTCAGAGGCGGCCGGTCCTGTACATGTTCTGCAGCTCCTTGGGCTTCAGGCTGCTCCACTGGCTGCTGCGTGGCCTGCCCAGACCCGCTGCTGTGGACTCACCATGGAAGAACTGGAAATGGCAGAACCTGTCTGTGTCGATGGCCCACTCCCTACTGACTGGCACATGGGCCATCCTCTGGTGAGCACTGTTAAATACAATAGTTAGTGGCACTTTAAATGCAATTAATCTTCAGATTGTTCTGTCTGCAGTATGTAAAGGCGCTATGCGTTAATCATGCCCagatttctgtttgtttgttatgAGACAAACAGTGACTTTGTCATAGCAAGCAACCTATTTATATGACCTACTGAAAAAAATACTATACTAATGCTTGTATACTATACTAAAAATACAATACTAATGCTTGTTTGTGGACCTTATTCCATAAATTTACATTCATGTCTCACAGAAAAAAAGTGGGAAAAGTGTCACATAGTGAAAACTCAGTGATGATGAATCTACGTTTATTAGTCTGTGCCTTGATCTGTGCAGTTGTATTTCATATACACAAACTAGATAAACTTGTCAGGCAGGCACGAGGCGGGAACATTCCGTGAGAAGATGCGTCCGAAACAGAAACACTACTGTGTTGTGTCCAAAACGGACACAATAATGACTTCTGCTAGGTTTCTGACTAATTGTTTCTATCACCAGATATGTTCTATATATCATATATTCTTACCTTGCTATCCTGCTTGTACATTTTAGGTTTTACTAAAGTGTCAAGATTATCTTGCCTCTTTACCCTTAATTACTGAACCATGAGTTACAATATCCCCCCCCCAACCCGTTGCTCTCTTGGTCACAGTGTGTTTCAGTATCCAGTGATTCTGAATGACATCTACTCCTTCTACACCCCACTCTCATATCTGCTCGTCGTTATATCAACAGGTCAGtcacctcctctctgtctcactccttTCACTCTCTACCCATGGTGCTGCACCATTACAGTTCAATACCCACATGGGAAAAGCAGATCAGTATTTAGGTgtattaattaatgtattaattCAATAGTATGATCATATGATCCAACTCAGGTTAAGATGGTGCAGGTCTGTTATCTTGTGTTGATATCAAAAACGGAGCCTGGCCTGACTTCTGAAAAAATACTTCTACTTCTGACAAAGATACTATAAAATATACTTAATTGTTGAAAAATTGGGCCATGATAGGACAATCACACTACAAATgagtttatcaacatttaagaTTATAATGTGAACAACAAACACGTTATGCTATATACAATGCTGAAAACAAAAGTGGATCTCTTCAGATTCGCTGGACAATACTCATCTCTCTGGCAACTATACCAAACACTGCCAGAGAACTACATAACCTACTGAGTCTCTTGGAATTCACATTTTACAATACCAGAGTCCACCTCTAATATCTTGAACTTCACACATGCCTTAGAAGTTACCCACCAAAGGTTgtcattatttttgttttaatatcAGTTGCCAGATGACTTTGGTAGTGAAAGTACtgtacaataaaaataaatataaacccAGCTTAGATGAGTTAGGAGCTGGAATATGATACAGctgaaatgtaataaaaaattaaattattCAACTGACTGGGATCCCTGACATCTGGACCAGAAACCACTCTTTTTCTGTCCTACTACTTGTGAAATATCTATGTTCTCATGGAATAAAGTTTAGGAGAAGGATTTGTTCTAGCTAATATTCAGCCACACACATTGGTACGTTTTGCACCATCCAGTCTTTTTTCTATTTAAGCTATCAAACCTTACCAGAAGACCATCACCAACCTGTTTCTGATGTGTTGTACCCTCGTGCTAGATTATAATGTCATAGGGCATACAGGTTCCCTGCACACTTTACTTTAATTCCAGCTCAGTTCAGTGAGCCAAACACACTGCAGAAAGTTCTCTTCTAAAGAAAATACATGTTTGCAATAACTACGGATGATCAGAAAATACTGACATGCTCTGAACTTTCATCAACAGGGTATTTCATTCAGGATGCTGGTGACATCATCTTCAGTGGGTATACAAGAGAATCATGGGAGTTTCTGCTTCATCATGTTTTGGTAAATCAAGAGTCATTCAGTATAATCTACCAGTCAACTATATAGAATAATGTGGTGCCTTCAGTGTGAGAAATATATAGATAGCTTTTCAAACCATTTGTTGGGGCCTACACTTTTGCTCTAATCTAGATCGCAAGACACTTATCAGTGATTGAGTGTGAAATGTTGTGGTTCTGGTTTGTTTGGAACCGAGTTCAATCAAAAATGTAGACTGTTGAACGGAGCCCGAGGACTGGGTTGAGAATCACTATCATGTGGGAATCTGTACTCAAAATCTTGGAACAGTTTCAGTATGAAGTGTGAAACCATGGTGTGTCTTCCCTTTTAGTAAGATCCCTTTACTCAATTAACTAACGCAAACTGTGATGAGATGCAATGCTGGCTAATTGCCAGGCTGGTAAATCAATCCCTGTGCAAAAAGCGGGTACTGTACAAGCTGGGAACAAGCATGCTGTCGCCAAATGAAATCAAATTCAGATgttaaataagtaataaattattattgttatattttatttattggtaTTTTAAAGTTAAGAGGTGAAATTACTCAGGCAATTAAAATAAGAAATTACTCTTAAATCTCTGTATCCCCACTGCAATAATGCTGTAGTTACATTCTTTAAAATCTTTTCTTTGCAGGTGATATCAGCTTTCCTGTATACTGTTTTGACGAAGCGCTATACAGCAGGCGCTGTTATAGCTCTCTTTGTTGAAGTCAACAGTGTGTTTCTTCATTTACGGCTAATCCTCAAACTGGCTGGCGTGGCAAAAGATTCACTCATCTATTCCATAAACAAGTTACTAAATTTCACAACATATGTCATCTTTCGTCTTGGAGCCCAGTTTTACATTACTTGGTATATTGTCTATAACTACGCTTTGCTGGACCATGGATTTTATTTTCTAGTAGCTATGATGTTAATGAACATTATGAtgctcatttattttcaccgTCTTCTGCAAGCCGATTTCTTCACACGACGAAGCCATCAAAATGGCACCCATAAGTTTGTACAGGACTAGTGACTCACAGGGGAATGTGGCCGAGTCACCAGTGACCTCACATCCAGACTCTTATCTGGGGACGAGGGCGCCACAGGACTCTTGCACAGAACAAGTTCATGAACACCTCTATTACAAAATGCCAAACCGGACGTCATAAAGTGATGCAATTTTTTGTACATCAAGATTCAACCTTCTgtgagaaggaaaaaaaaacattcactgTGTTATCGTGCACTTCAGTAAATTGTTTACATTTAATTTGTAAACTGCATTAAAtacttgtttattttaaattgaAACAGTGGTACTACTTGGTACTTTGATATATAATCTGGTTTCACTGGTCAACAGTGATTTTACTTCATGCAAACATAAGCATTTATTAGGTATTGCACAGTGAATTCGAACATTTATCatttctccatcacccactTCTAAAAAACATCCAGTGTGAAAATATAAGGCGTACTGATTTTGAGCATGGATGTTGCTCAAATTACTACTTTTCTGTTGACCAATTACTTGTGGTCAACCTGTAAATCAAGCATTTGAATGAGAAAAGCTATTCATAATCAATCGTCCTCAAGCTCCTACAGGGAATTTAAATATATGCCAATGACATCCTATCCTTGGGGTGAGCTCTACTGCTAGTAATCAACACAATTATATCACCAAAACCTACAAATGGGCTAAAACTGAGACTACAATTCATTTAAATGACTTTTAGGGAGATTTGTTTAAGCTTGTTAAAGGTGTGGGGAACCTCTGCAATTAAGGTTTTAATATACTAGGGCTTCAATATGTACCAAACCTATTGGAACTTTGCCAACCTATTTAAATGTGTTTCACAAGTCATATGAAGAGAAAAcaccaaacaaaaacacagctcatgtttttacaaacatttattCTTCTGTACAGACCACCAACAGCAGTTTAGATGATTCCAAtctgtaaataaacaaatatatgATATCAGAAAACGTGATGAACCAGTTAAAACATGGACCAGTCCATTAAAATTGTGTTGACAGACAGAAGCATCAGTGGTTCCTTTGAATGCATCACATTGATTCAGTTAGAAACTAATTAACATCATTTGCTTAAACCACTCATGACCATGTATTTAGTACATTTTTTTGCCATCATGGTCAACCATGAGCAGAAGCCAATTGCCAACATCCATTTACCAGCTTTATATAATTTAAAGTTGGTTTATAATAATACTTACTTTGTTGGCAACATCCAATGCATCATAATCTGGTGCAAGACGAACGTATGCCTTCTTTTCACCATCGGGCCTAAgccgcaaaaaaaaaaaaaaaaagtacaataAATTACCTACACTGCCATTATTACCAAATCATACAGTGAAGACATCCTGTGACTCAGTGGTTCCTTTGAAAACATCAAGATATCAGAGCTTCAAGTATCTTGCATCATTGCACAGAAGGATGTACCAAGACATGAAAGTGTCGAGCTAGTACCTGATCAGCGTGTTTACTTTGGCCACGTCAATGTCATATAGTTTCTTGACTGCATGTTTAATCTGGTGCTTGTTGGCTTTGACATCAACGATGAACACCAGGGTGTTGTTGTCCTCAATCTTTTTCATGGCCGACTCTGTGGTCAGGGGGAACTTGATGATGGCATAGTGGTCCAACCTAGAGGAATATTTGGATGGCACAATGAGGACAAAGCTAGAAATGTGCAAATTTCACATTAGAGAAGAAACTAGGATGCATCAGTATTAAAAAAAACCTAATCACAAGGTGTCATACTTTGATCGCAATTTCCCATCATTTGCATCCATGCCTGTGAAACTCAAACATTTATATACATTTCAGCTACATTTTAAACAGCCCATTGTGCTGCCCAACGGGAGAACTGACTTGTTTCTGCGTGGTGCACTCTTCCTGGGGTACTTGGGCTGCCTCCTCAGACGCAGGGTCTTAGGCCTGCGGAAAGTGGGGGTGGTCCTGACCTTCTTCTTCCTTTGGCTGTGAACACCTTTCAGCACAGCCTTCTTGGCCTTCAGGGCCTTAGACTTGGCCTCAGTCTTGGCTGGGACAGCTGAgggggtaaaaaaaatgtagAACGTTACAATAAAAACCAAAACACACAGCTCTGACAATACCATCAGAAataacgaccccccccccccccccaaaccattTACCTATAGCCAGGTGAGTAAAGCAAACCGGTTTGTTTCACATGTTTCTAGACTTGCTGCCCTTTTCATTGCTGCTTCTAAGTTTccttgtgtgtgagaaaggtaCTATGTAACTATAATAATGCGTGCTTGCTAAATCATTTTCAACTGGTAACGTGCACTGCAAAGGTAGTAAAAACAACTTACATACTAAATCCTGAAAGTATTTAGTACAAATAATACATCTGCTACAGTTAAACGTTCGTGTAAATGTGCTCGGTACATTTTACTACGATGCCAATACGCTGGTAGCGTTAACCTTTCATTCACGTGGGGTAATTTTAGCATAGCATACCGGATAGTCTCTTATAGCCCTTCATAATTACCCTTATAACTCCACAAACAAAGCCACATTAAAAACGCCCATATA encodes:
- the tlcd1 gene encoding TLC domain-containing protein 1 — its product is MDGWLSEVQRRPVLYMFCSSLGFRLLHWLLRGLPRPAAVDSPWKNWKWQNLSVSMAHSLLTGTWAILCVFQYPVILNDIYSFYTPLSYLLVVISTGYFIQDAGDIIFSGYTRESWEFLLHHVLVISAFLYTVLTKRYTAGAVIALFVEVNSVFLHLRLILKLAGVAKDSLIYSINKLLNFTTYVIFRLGAQFYITWYIVYNYALLDHGFYFLVAMMLMNIMMLIYFHRLLQADFFTRRSHQNGTHKFVQD
- the rpl23a gene encoding large ribosomal subunit protein uL23; the protein is MAPKPKKEAVPAKTEAKSKALKAKKAVLKGVHSQRKKKVRTTPTFRRPKTLRLRRQPKYPRKSAPRRNKLDHYAIIKFPLTTESAMKKIEDNNTLVFIVDVKANKHQIKHAVKKLYDIDVAKVNTLIRPDGEKKAYVRLAPDYDALDVANKIGII